The Labeo rohita strain BAU-BD-2019 chromosome 14, IGBB_LRoh.1.0, whole genome shotgun sequence genomic interval TAGATTATGATACTAACTACAGTTTTCATCATGTGTAAACAAtaatggattacaatttgtTGTCTGCTCAGCTCTGCAGACTACTTGCATAAAATGCAAACAGTATGTCTTAGTTAGATGATCTTTAAAGGTTTAGTCTTATGATCTcaattgtagtttttattgcAGTGCAGTACAGTGATTAATCATAGCCTGATGTATCATATGTgatcataagggtcagtttatattgctgaataaataagctttttgatgtatggtttgttaagataggacaatatttggccaagatgcaactattttaaaatctggaatctgagggtgcaaaaaattgagaaaattgcctttaaagttgtccaaatgaagttcttagcaatgcatattactaatcaaaaattaagttttgatatatttacagtaggaattttgtggaacatgatcttcgcttaatatcctattgatttttggcataattttGATGCATACAATGTATTAAGCAatctagaatatggtcatgcagaaaaatgcattaatatgtgctaaGAAACAGcctatattttaataatatgcgtgctagttaatagtgagaatcgGTCCTCAAagtgaagtgttaccaaatgtTATTCTTGTTTATAACtactttataaaaatcattaaagatTTTACATCAAACAGACATGTACCACAACAGACTACTGTTTTACAATTACACTAATAGGCCTTTtacatgctaaaaaaacaataattatgacTAAATATATACCAAAACCGTCTCAAATACTAAGTATTGCACTTATTAATAACACCAAACATTATTGGGACAAAAAATGATTATGCATTCTGATCATAACTATACAGGGAgaccagaaataaaaatataacacatcaataaataaataaatatcctgAATATGCTGTCCTAAGGATGAAGCTGATCCTGTAGGAGTGTCTGCTCCAGCCTCATTAAAGATGTATTAAAGATATGATGTCGGTTATGATACTGTAGGCATTATAGggttaaaacattttgtttagcTCACAGTAACTCAATCAAAGTTAGGAAGCACAAGGATGTTCTTAAGTCACGATGACCTGCAAAATCTGTACTCTGAAGGTCGGAATGTAAAAAGTATGTTTTCTCATTGGAAACTGAATTAGAGTAAAATTGTTCTGTTTTAATAGTGCTTGAGCAAATTCCTCCAAAGAATAATTGGGTAATTAAGTACAAATAGTTGAGTACTTTAAGCAGAGCCTGCTAATGTGTTTTCGGAAGTAGTGCGTGACTCAGCCTGAATCATGGACTCGATGTGCGTTCACTTCAGGTGATGTACTGCAGCGCTGAGTGCCGGCAGGCCGCATGGGAGCAGTACCACAAGGTCCTGTGCCTCAGTCAATCTCACGACGATCCGGATCATCCGGTTAACAAGCTGCAGGATGCATGGCGGTAAATGCTCTCTCGTATACTGAAAGTATTATGCAGAACATTTGATAAGTATTGCATTTGCTTGCTTTGTCAGTATTTGATTGCTTTTGTTTGAAGGCCGTTGGTGCAGAAAGCTTAAAATATATGACtcatttttttgcatattatcCAGGAGCGTGCACTACCCTCCGGAAACTTCCAGTATCATGATAATGGCAAGGATGGTGGCCACCATCAAGCAGGTTATTTCCTCTTTATTGTTCTAAATAAGAGGActgtttacattaattaatttttagtaagtatggaagcttgtttctgccattggataaaaataaaaaaggtaaattctGACTCttctgttttctcagaattagaTATAAACCCACACTTGTAAGAAAagtcattttttctttaaaatgaactaaatcgCAGCTGccagtttatatatcacaattctgagaaaagaagaattgaaaagaattaaattaaattaaaaagtcagttgcgtttttaattttgtattcagtggtggaaactgtGTTCCATAAATAAGTGTGAAATAACTGGTAAAAATTAGTTTTCGTTGTTTTTCCAGGCTCAAGATAAGGAACGCTGGCAGaggttgttctctaatttttgTAGCCGTACAGCGAATGAAGAGGAGGAAATAGTTCATAAATTGTTGGGAGACAAGTTTCAGGTAAATTCTGTTATCTTCACTCTTTATTTGTACAGTACTGCCAAGTTTCTACAATCCAGAGTATTGATTCACATCTTTAAAATGCCCCAAAATACAGtggtggtgttgttgttgttttttttttatcagggaCAGCTGGCGTTGCTGCGTAATCTCTTTACCACAGCGCTGTATGAGGATCGTCTCAGTCAGGTCAGACTCGCattatctgtctgtcagtctttaatgatttaatgaaaaAGCAAAAGGATCATATGAACGTTGAATGAACATACATTACGGTTAAAAAatttggggttagtaagattttaacatttttcgaAAGAAgtcttctgcatttatttggtcaagaatactgcaaaaacataatattgtaaaatattattacaaatatggctgttttctgtgtgtttagatttaaaaatgtttgattgctgtgatcaaagctgaattcttCTCTGAATTCtaatctttagtgtcacatgatccttcagaaatcattctaatatgctgatatgcatatatatatttacatatttataatatatctaatttaaatatagatttgtgtatttgtgaaaactgtgaaaccatgattttttttcaggatcttTTGAAGAATCAAAAATTTCTTTGTACTAAATACAGTTCTTTACCGTCAGtcttgatcagtttaatgcatcctttaaaaaaagtattcatttcttttaaaaaaaaaaatattggtaacactttacaataagattccATTTGTTAAGATTAGTTACATTagctacattagttaacatgaactaacaatgaaaaatagttttaaagcttttatgctaacactttacaataaggtctcaGTTGTAATCATTAGTTAATACTtgatgaactaacaataaacaatatatttattacagtatttagtaacctttgttaatgttagttaatgaaaatagtcATTAactgttagttcatgttaattcacactGCATTACCTAATGTTACCAAACACAACTTTTGgttttaataacataaaattaacatcaactaagattaataaaagtTCTTAGATAATGTTAACTAAGGtagttaattaatgttaactaatgaatcttattgtaaagtgttaccatgttagttaataaaaatattcatgttagttcacagtgttaactaatgttaacagatacagttttttttaaaataatgtattagtaaatgttcaacattaactaagattaataaattctgtataAGCGTTATGGCATTTTAATCatcttaatattaatttcagcgTTTACTAatgcaatattaaaatcaaaagttttatCTAATGGTATTTAATGGAGCTAACATGAAAGGTTTTCATTTCcgtaaaaaaggtttttatttatcaacCTTACTGACTGATGTTTTAGTGCATTTCCTCCTAACATGGAAAAAACAGGGTCTCAATAAAATAGGTGAATTTCCACGACCAGTGCAAATTGTCTCATGACTAGAGCAGTTTGTTTCCTGTTTGCACCATGAGAAAATGACCGCATCAAAGCTCCAAAACAAAAGGCTAGTAAAGTATAAGTATGTAAATACAGCAACAAAGTTAATgtcagttaatgcattaactaatgggaccttattgtaaagcatTACCCAAAAATCGTACTAATCCTAATATTTAAGGCTagtgcatattttatttaatacagtatcagaaaaaaagcaaatgtcAAATTTATTGACAAGACTTGAAACTGACTTTTCATACCAGTAACTAACACTAGGGGGGAGTTACAACCTGTTAATTGGTCAAACAGGCTTGAATTTGGATAAATACTGTTTGATATATCTGCAGTCTATCACTACTTTTCACCAATGTGATGCCTGaacagtgtaaataaaataaaactgttttttttcttctagtgGTTCACCCCAGATGGTTTTCGCTCTTTATTTTCACTTGTTGGGACCAACGGTCAGGGCATTGGCACCAGGTAATATCCACTCAATGCAAACAATCACTTCATGTTATCATGCAAGTGTGCAGTAGAGTAACATTCCTCTGATGTgattgatgtgtgtgtgtgtgtgtgtgtagttctTTGAGTCAATGGGTTCACGCGTGTGACGCGCTGGAGCTTCccagccagcagagggagcaacTGGACGCTTTTATCGACCAGCTGTACAAGGACATCGACAAAGGTCATTTTTCTTTAGACTCCCACCTGTTTATAGAGCTCAGCCCCTCACGCATTGATCTGTATACCTGCGCCGATTGAATCCATCTCCGCGTTTGACATCTGGTTCCTCAAGCGCGGCTGAGACAGAGACACACATTTTACCACTTAGACGGCCATCGATctgtgtaaaatattattgttttgtgcAAAAGTGTGAGATAAATCCAAAAGATGAAAGGCTTTCATAGATCATTCTTTTCTTTTGCAGAAACCGGCGACTTTCTGAACTGCGAGGGCTCCGGCCTTTTCCTGCTGCAAAGCTCTTGTGAGAACCGTCTTTATTCATATTGGCACGTCTTTCGGTTTGTACAGctgtgatgttttaattttacacacGAGTTGACTTTGAGTAGCTAAAATTGGGTCAGCTTAACAAATGAGGCCTGTCTTCTTGCCCcacaaaaagaaaagtgaagATTTATGACGATTTCCTGCATTCTACAGGTAACCACAGCTGCGTTCCCAACGCGGAGGCATCTTTCCCCGACAATAACTTCCTCCTCCACCTCAGCGCCCTCAGCGACATCAGCCCCGGAGAGGTCAGAGGAACATGTTGGATAATAGATGCTAAGCTGAGGCTCGTAATATTCTAAAGCCTTGAGTGTTTCATTGTCGGTAGGAATTACAGTCTAGACTCTGAAAATCG includes:
- the smyd5 gene encoding histone-lysine N-trimethyltransferase SMYD5: MAAPVDDMFSRCVDPAKASNNVEVRFIDNVKGKGLFAKRPFKKGDTIFIEQPLVSSQFLWNALYKYRACEYCLRALETAEENARRLSGLPALSLPHPELCKVRPDRHKACPQCQVMYCSAECRQAAWEQYHKVLCLSQSHDDPDHPVNKLQDAWRSVHYPPETSSIMIMARMVATIKQAQDKERWQRLFSNFCSRTANEEEEIVHKLLGDKFQGQLALLRNLFTTALYEDRLSQWFTPDGFRSLFSLVGTNGQGIGTSSLSQWVHACDALELPSQQREQLDAFIDQLYKDIDKETGDFLNCEGSGLFLLQSSCNHSCVPNAEASFPDNNFLLHLSALSDISPGEEICISYLDCCQRDRSRHSRHKILRENYLFICSCQKCMSQMDDADMTSEDEDEVEGEGETEGDDMEDEMTDV